A stretch of Spirosoma oryzicola DNA encodes these proteins:
- a CDS encoding enoyl-CoA hydratase-related protein, producing MDAINGMADIRCVIVRGSGDHYSYGLNLPHMIPRLAAMTTGAVVAHQRSELMAQIRHMQSGFQKMHESPKPVIAAVHGWCIGGGVNMIAAADIRLCSREARFSLRETKLAITPDIGGLQFLPPIIGQGFTREMAFTGADYDAAFAERIGLVNHVYDTPDALFQAANQLARQIADNPATAVQGAKRVLNYSLNKSIEDGLQYVAVWNSSQLQSDDFSEAIQATMEKRKAEFNKKTNRGY from the coding sequence ATGGATGCCATCAACGGCATGGCCGACATTCGTTGCGTTATTGTTCGGGGTAGTGGCGACCATTACAGCTATGGTTTAAATCTGCCCCACATGATACCAAGACTGGCAGCCATGACAACGGGTGCGGTAGTGGCTCACCAGCGTAGCGAGCTAATGGCGCAGATCCGCCACATGCAGTCCGGTTTTCAGAAGATGCACGAATCGCCCAAACCCGTTATTGCGGCTGTACACGGTTGGTGCATCGGGGGAGGGGTTAACATGATTGCGGCTGCTGATATTCGACTTTGTTCCCGCGAAGCCAGGTTTAGTCTGCGCGAAACCAAACTGGCGATCACACCCGATATTGGTGGGTTACAGTTTCTGCCTCCTATCATCGGGCAGGGGTTTACGCGAGAAATGGCGTTTACGGGGGCTGACTATGATGCCGCTTTTGCCGAGCGTATTGGTTTGGTCAATCACGTGTATGATACGCCCGACGCGCTTTTTCAGGCGGCTAATCAGCTAGCCCGGCAGATTGCCGATAATCCGGCGACGGCCGTGCAGGGAGCCAAGCGTGTACTTAATTATAGCCTGAACAAATCCATCGAAGACGGGCTGCAATACGTTGCCGTCTGGAATTCATCACAGCTGCAATCCGATGATTTCAGCGAAGCTATTCAGGCTACGATGGAAAAACGCAAGGCGGAGTTTAACAAGAAAACAAACCGGGGCTACTAA
- a CDS encoding trans-sulfuration enzyme family protein encodes MHFDTLALRATHQPDPTTGAVIPPIYLSTTFARDEANELPADFIYTRPNNPTREALEKALAALEGGAVAMAFGSGQAATMTLFQALRPGDHVLLSADSYYGTPALLEQVFHPWGLTYTRVDMSDLDAVQQSIHENTRVVWCETPSNPMLSITDLLTVSRLAHEAGAICVCDNTWATPALQRPFDFNCDVVMHSTTKYLSGHSDVLGGALIFKHDNAFAQRVRMLQGLSGAVPSPFDCWLISRGIKTLGVRIRAQTATAQAIADFLDGHPAVEQVHYPGLANHPDRALIHQQMNAPGAMLSVQVKGEAAEALRFIGKLKLFTRATSLGGVESLIEHRASVEGPNSATPQNLLRISIGLEHAEDLIGDLAQALR; translated from the coding sequence ATCCATTTCGACACCCTTGCTCTCCGTGCTACGCACCAACCTGATCCAACGACCGGAGCCGTCATACCACCCATTTACCTGTCTACCACGTTTGCCCGCGATGAAGCCAACGAATTACCGGCTGACTTCATATACACACGTCCTAACAATCCTACCCGTGAAGCATTGGAGAAAGCACTGGCCGCGCTTGAAGGGGGGGCGGTTGCTATGGCCTTCGGATCGGGACAGGCCGCTACCATGACGCTGTTTCAGGCGTTGCGGCCGGGTGATCACGTCTTACTATCTGCTGATTCCTATTACGGTACGCCCGCCCTCCTCGAACAGGTATTTCATCCGTGGGGGCTGACGTATACACGCGTCGATATGAGTGATCTTGATGCGGTGCAGCAGTCGATTCACGAAAATACCCGTGTCGTCTGGTGTGAAACGCCTTCGAACCCTATGTTGTCGATTACCGACCTGCTGACCGTAAGTCGGCTGGCTCACGAAGCCGGAGCCATTTGCGTTTGTGATAATACCTGGGCGACGCCCGCTCTGCAACGCCCTTTCGACTTCAATTGCGATGTGGTTATGCACTCGACCACCAAATACCTCAGTGGTCATAGCGATGTGTTGGGAGGAGCGCTGATTTTTAAGCATGACAATGCATTTGCCCAGCGTGTTCGTATGTTGCAGGGTTTGTCGGGGGCGGTACCGTCGCCGTTTGACTGCTGGCTGATTAGTCGGGGCATTAAAACGCTTGGCGTCCGGATTCGGGCGCAAACGGCTACAGCACAAGCTATAGCTGATTTTCTGGATGGGCATCCTGCGGTCGAGCAAGTACACTACCCCGGCTTGGCCAACCACCCCGACCGTGCCTTGATTCATCAGCAAATGAACGCGCCGGGGGCTATGCTGTCCGTCCAGGTCAAGGGAGAAGCCGCCGAAGCCCTGCGATTCATCGGTAAGCTAAAACTGTTCACAAGGGCCACGAGCTTGGGAGGGGTGGAGAGCCTGATCGAGCACCGCGCCAGTGTTGAGGGCCCCAATTCCGCAACACCACAGAATCTGTTGCGAATCTCCATTGGCCTGGAACACGCTGAAGATCTAATTGGCGACCTGGCTCAAGCGTTACGCTAA
- a CDS encoding NAD(P)H-dependent oxidoreductase — MKIALISTSSRKNSNSLRFINYVRQLLTADEQHEVSIVTFEQYDIPYVGQGSVKPETLTPFQHELIDAWESADLVIFAMPEYNWTAPPQATNTIHQLGGPAYKHLFDNKVFAMVGVSNGRGGRQPALDMTTVVNKIISFTNSYSIVSPKLYESHETDKNLDENGNFVGHDVYERTAKAFVDYTLQVAQRWIGSEQLTER; from the coding sequence ATGAAAATCGCTTTGATTTCTACCTCCTCGCGTAAAAACAGTAACTCACTGCGTTTCATCAATTACGTTCGGCAACTGCTGACGGCAGATGAACAGCACGAGGTGTCAATCGTTACGTTTGAGCAGTACGATATTCCCTATGTTGGACAAGGATCCGTTAAGCCGGAGACGCTCACGCCTTTTCAGCACGAACTGATCGACGCCTGGGAGTCGGCGGACCTGGTGATCTTTGCCATGCCCGAATACAACTGGACGGCTCCGCCACAAGCCACCAATACGATTCATCAATTAGGCGGACCGGCCTACAAGCACCTGTTCGATAACAAGGTTTTTGCTATGGTCGGCGTTTCTAATGGTCGGGGTGGCCGGCAACCTGCGCTGGACATGACAACGGTGGTGAACAAGATTATTAGCTTTACCAACAGCTACTCAATCGTTTCACCAAAGTTATACGAATCGCACGAAACCGATAAGAACCTGGATGAGAACGGCAACTTCGTCGGGCATGACGTGTACGAACGGACCGCGAAAGCGTTTGTTGACTATACCCTTCAGGTCGCCCAACGCTGGATCGGTAGCGAACAGTTAACGGAACGGTAA
- a CDS encoding DUF4468 domain-containing protein produces MKKWLFVAFCLLAGHGYSQKRTYSLADMPFELDSASGGIVYRGMVEVPGVMADQLYLRARSSLQNLFPKDNQVIKSADQAKGLVTGKGRLFIPITNSQTEVPNSRAQAYYEVPVEIQVKNGLFKYRIASISIVNRGLKTSLDREVSKSAADMRQRVLSEYEYQRSLRSVQPFVELINALKQRMIARSDTQ; encoded by the coding sequence ATGAAGAAATGGTTATTTGTAGCGTTCTGCCTGTTGGCAGGGCATGGCTATTCCCAAAAGCGAACATACTCATTGGCCGATATGCCCTTTGAGCTTGATTCCGCATCGGGAGGCATTGTATATCGAGGTATGGTTGAGGTTCCGGGCGTTATGGCTGATCAATTGTATCTGCGGGCCAGGTCATCGCTACAAAATCTATTTCCAAAAGATAATCAGGTCATTAAATCCGCAGACCAGGCCAAAGGACTGGTTACGGGAAAAGGAAGGTTGTTCATTCCTATAACCAACAGCCAAACAGAAGTTCCCAATTCACGAGCGCAGGCTTATTACGAAGTACCGGTTGAGATACAAGTAAAAAATGGCTTGTTTAAGTACCGGATCGCCAGCATCAGCATTGTAAACCGTGGCCTAAAAACCAGCCTTGATCGGGAAGTAAGCAAATCTGCAGCCGATATGCGGCAACGCGTACTTTCTGAATACGAATACCAGCGATCGCTGCGCAGTGTTCAACCGTTTGTTGAGTTGATCAATGCCTTAAAGCAACGGATGATCGCCCGTTCTGATACCCAATAA